In the Aliarcobacter cryaerophilus genome, one interval contains:
- the ftsH gene encoding ATP-dependent zinc metalloprotease FtsH, with amino-acid sequence MMNKQQNNNPNNNQNNNNNFFNNNPLLIFVAFSLVTIFAFKAIFPDSETNATNSNIQAYGSNVSKTITYSELKKLIVSGKIEYVGIGNTLIRAVSKNDGMQRVTYTARRVVPDETLIPELEKSGISYGGISEENLLSDILFGWVLPIFLFFAIWMFLVKRMQKSMGGGSGGILGIGSSKKMINSEKPNVKFDDMAGNKEAKEEVREVVDFLKAPDRYVRLGAQIPKGVLLVGPPGTGKTLLAKAVAGEADVQFLSVSGSAFIEMFVGVGASRVRDLFEQAKKVAPAIIFIDEIDAIGKSRASGGPMGGNDEREQTLNQLLAEMDGFSTETAPVIVLAATNRPEVLDPALLRPGRFDRQVLVDKPDYEGRIEILNVHIKDVKISKDVDLKEVAKMTAGLAGADLANIINEAALLAGRANKEEVEPSDFKEAVERQIAGLEKKSRRISPKERKIVAYHESGHAVMAEITKGAKKVNKVSIVPRGLAALGYTLNTPEENKYLMQKHELIAEVDVLLGGRAAEEVFIGEISTGAGNDLERATNIIKSMATIYGMSDIAGLMVLERRTNQFLGGQTQKDFSDAMAKDLDDHVKTTLNERYQVVLQALRDNKDAIEQMTSELLEIEVITGERVREIIKEHGGIVFEGEDLHSDSLDKSDVKEDIKSDKTQIENKDDNQSEK; translated from the coding sequence ATGATGAATAAACAACAAAATAACAATCCAAACAATAATCAAAATAATAACAATAATTTTTTTAACAATAATCCACTTTTGATATTTGTTGCATTTTCGCTTGTAACAATTTTTGCATTTAAAGCAATTTTTCCTGATAGTGAAACAAATGCTACAAATTCAAATATTCAAGCTTATGGAAGTAATGTAAGCAAAACAATTACATATTCTGAGTTAAAAAAACTTATTGTAAGTGGAAAAATTGAGTATGTTGGTATTGGAAATACTCTAATTAGAGCTGTTAGTAAAAATGATGGAATGCAAAGAGTTACTTATACAGCAAGAAGAGTTGTTCCTGATGAGACATTAATTCCTGAGTTGGAAAAAAGTGGTATATCTTATGGTGGAATAAGCGAAGAGAATCTTCTATCTGATATTCTTTTTGGATGGGTTTTACCAATATTTTTATTTTTTGCTATTTGGATGTTTTTGGTTAAAAGAATGCAAAAATCTATGGGTGGTGGAAGTGGTGGAATCCTTGGAATTGGTTCATCTAAAAAGATGATAAATTCTGAAAAACCAAATGTAAAATTTGATGATATGGCTGGAAATAAAGAGGCCAAAGAAGAGGTTAGAGAAGTTGTAGATTTCTTAAAAGCACCAGATAGATATGTAAGACTTGGAGCTCAAATTCCAAAAGGTGTATTACTTGTAGGTCCTCCAGGTACAGGTAAAACACTTTTAGCTAAAGCAGTTGCTGGAGAGGCTGATGTTCAATTTTTATCTGTTTCAGGATCTGCATTTATTGAGATGTTTGTAGGAGTAGGTGCAAGTAGAGTTAGAGATCTATTTGAACAAGCAAAAAAAGTAGCTCCTGCTATTATTTTTATTGATGAGATTGATGCTATTGGTAAAAGTAGAGCTAGTGGTGGACCAATGGGTGGAAATGATGAGAGAGAGCAGACTTTAAATCAACTTTTAGCAGAGATGGATGGATTTTCTACTGAAACAGCTCCTGTAATAGTTCTTGCAGCTACAAATAGACCTGAAGTTTTAGATCCAGCACTTTTAAGACCAGGAAGATTTGATAGACAAGTTTTAGTTGATAAACCTGATTATGAAGGAAGAATTGAGATTTTAAATGTTCATATTAAAGATGTAAAAATTTCAAAAGATGTAGATTTAAAAGAGGTTGCAAAGATGACAGCAGGACTTGCTGGTGCTGATTTAGCAAATATTATAAATGAAGCTGCTCTTTTAGCTGGACGTGCAAATAAAGAGGAAGTAGAGCCAAGTGATTTTAAAGAGGCTGTTGAGAGACAAATAGCTGGACTTGAAAAAAAATCAAGAAGAATATCTCCAAAAGAGAGAAAAATTGTTGCTTATCATGAAAGTGGACATGCAGTTATGGCTGAAATTACAAAAGGTGCTAAAAAAGTAAATAAAGTATCTATTGTTCCAAGAGGTTTAGCTGCACTTGGATATACACTAAATACTCCTGAAGAGAATAAATATTTAATGCAAAAACATGAGCTAATAGCTGAAGTTGATGTTTTATTAGGTGGAAGAGCTGCTGAAGAGGTATTTATAGGAGAGATTAGTACGGGTGCTGGAAATGATTTAGAGAGAGCTACAAATATTATCAAATCTATGGCAACTATTTATGGAATGAGTGATATAGCTGGGCTTATGGTACTAGAAAGAAGAACAAATCAGTTCTTAGGTGGACAAACTCAAAAAGATTTCTCAGATGCTATGGCAAAAGATTTAGATGATCATGTAAAAACTACTTTAAATGAAAGATATCAAGTTGTATTACAAGCTTTAAGAGATAATAAAGATGCAATTGAACAAATGACTTCTGAATTACTTGAAATAGAGGTAATTACAGGTGAAAGAGTTAGAGAGATTATAAAAGAACATGGTGGAATAGTTTTTGAAGGTGAAGATTTACATAGCGATAGTTTAGATAAAAGTGATGTGAAAGAAGATATTAAATCTGATAAAACTCAAATAGAAAATAAAGATGATAATCAATCTGAAAAATAA
- the metK gene encoding methionine adenosyltransferase yields MEKKSQYLFTSEVVSPGHPDKCADIIADSIVDRLIIEDSNSRVASEVFVAGKHVVIGGEVKSNAKLTQNDYEKIVKDALAKIGYDGKSAFTKEQALHPDDVQVQVLLNQQSPDISQGVDQTTGEIGAGDQGIMFGFASNEAAEFMPAAIVYARRLCDTVYNYALKNNQKLGVDIKTQVTVDYGTKENFENGLPQKIHTIVVSAPCVEGMKIEEVRAIIQELIDNSGLPSKLYDKNSTIIHINPTGRYVNHSSLHDSGLTGRKLIVDSFGGYAPIGGGAQSSKDYTKVDRSGLYAARWIAKHIVASGLAKKAIVQISYAIGVARPTSVAVDTMGTYTKHNDDILSAFVMENFPLTPRWITEKFNLDKPSATTFLYADVAARGQVGQPDYPWEKLDELDKFKNI; encoded by the coding sequence ATGGAAAAAAAATCTCAATATCTGTTTACAAGTGAAGTTGTAAGCCCTGGTCACCCTGATAAATGTGCTGATATTATTGCTGATAGTATAGTTGATAGACTTATTATTGAAGATAGTAATAGTAGAGTTGCAAGTGAAGTATTTGTTGCTGGAAAGCATGTTGTTATTGGTGGTGAAGTAAAATCAAATGCAAAATTAACTCAAAATGATTATGAAAAAATAGTAAAAGATGCATTAGCAAAAATTGGATACGATGGAAAAAGTGCTTTTACAAAAGAGCAAGCACTTCATCCAGATGATGTACAAGTTCAAGTTTTATTAAATCAACAAAGCCCAGATATAAGTCAAGGTGTTGATCAAACAACTGGAGAAATTGGAGCTGGAGATCAAGGAATTATGTTTGGGTTTGCTTCAAATGAGGCAGCTGAGTTTATGCCTGCAGCAATAGTATATGCAAGAAGATTATGTGATACAGTTTATAATTATGCTTTAAAAAATAATCAAAAACTAGGAGTTGATATAAAAACTCAAGTTACTGTTGATTATGGAACAAAAGAGAATTTTGAAAATGGACTTCCTCAAAAAATACATACAATTGTTGTTTCAGCACCTTGTGTTGAAGGAATGAAAATAGAAGAAGTTAGAGCAATAATTCAAGAATTAATTGATAATTCTGGACTTCCAAGTAAACTTTATGATAAAAATAGCACAATTATTCACATAAATCCAACAGGAAGATATGTAAATCACTCATCTTTACATGATAGTGGACTAACTGGAAGAAAACTGATTGTTGATAGTTTTGGAGGATATGCACCAATTGGTGGTGGAGCTCAATCTTCAAAAGATTATACAAAAGTAGATAGAAGTGGACTTTATGCAGCAAGATGGATTGCAAAACATATAGTTGCATCAGGACTTGCAAAAAAAGCGATTGTACAAATCTCATATGCTATTGGTGTAGCACGTCCAACATCAGTTGCTGTTGATACAATGGGAACATATACAAAACATAATGATGATATTTTATCTGCATTTGTAATGGAAAATTTCCCTTTAACACCAAGATGGATTACAGAAAAATTTAATCTAGATAAACCAAGTGCTACAACATTCCTTTATGCAGATGTAGCAGCTCGTGGTCAAGTTGGACAACCTGATTATCCTTGGGAAAAATTAGACGAACTAGATAAATTTAAAAATATTTAG
- the glmS gene encoding glutamine--fructose-6-phosphate transaminase (isomerizing): MCGIVGYIGKYDTTKILLDGLKELEYRGYDSAGIAVLHGNEIDVFKAVGKLVNLEEKVNQNNKDRYNLGIGHTRWATHGKPTEVNAHPHLGEYSYVVHNGIIENYKELKDELTSLGHNFVSQTDTEVIVHLFEHYNNKLNDAKKAFQETIKRLEGAYAILLITKKDPEKIFFYKLGSPMIVGHGIEKDEVLFASSDSALIGLANDVVYLDDKIGGVASRDGIEFFSKNIVWSKLPTSKQFAQKDGFRYFMEKEIYEQSVVVSDCMLGRVKDSEINFDEIDSKILDGINEIKICACGTSYHAGLTSSYLFERLSKIKCSVEVASEFRYKEPLLTKDTLFVVISQSGETADTLEALKMAKNAGLKTLVICNVDNSSMTRVADFTILTRAGIEKGVASTKAFSTQTVVLWMLSLYFAQIKETISKEKLENEVNTLREVPKALKVHENIHEKTKRLSKRYLHGHGFFFIGRDVFYPLALEGALKLKEISYLHAEGYPAGEMKHGPIALADPELFTIALMPKNMLYDKIKSNVEELSARDSTICAISSADFELADDFIKINKCDHYMLEFFEMLVALQILSMEISIRLKNDVDMPRNLAKSVTVE; this comes from the coding sequence ATGTGTGGAATAGTTGGTTACATAGGGAAATACGATACAACAAAGATTTTATTAGATGGTTTAAAAGAACTTGAATATAGAGGATATGATAGCGCAGGAATTGCTGTTTTGCATGGAAATGAAATAGATGTATTCAAAGCAGTTGGTAAACTTGTAAATCTTGAGGAAAAAGTTAATCAAAATAATAAAGATAGATATAATTTAGGAATTGGACATACAAGATGGGCAACTCATGGAAAACCAACAGAAGTTAATGCTCATCCACACTTAGGTGAATACTCTTACGTTGTTCATAATGGGATAATAGAAAATTATAAAGAGTTAAAAGATGAGTTAACATCTTTAGGACACAACTTTGTTTCACAAACAGATACAGAAGTTATTGTTCATCTTTTTGAGCACTACAACAATAAATTAAATGATGCAAAAAAAGCATTTCAAGAGACTATAAAAAGACTTGAAGGGGCTTATGCTATTTTATTAATTACAAAAAAAGATCCAGAAAAAATATTTTTCTATAAACTTGGAAGTCCAATGATTGTTGGACATGGTATAGAAAAAGATGAAGTACTTTTTGCATCTTCAGATTCAGCACTTATTGGACTTGCAAATGATGTTGTATATCTTGATGATAAAATTGGGGGAGTAGCTTCAAGAGATGGGATCGAGTTTTTTAGTAAAAATATTGTTTGGTCAAAACTTCCAACATCAAAACAGTTTGCTCAAAAAGATGGCTTTAGATACTTTATGGAAAAAGAGATTTATGAGCAAAGTGTTGTTGTAAGTGATTGTATGTTAGGTCGTGTAAAAGATAGTGAGATAAATTTTGATGAGATTGATTCAAAAATATTAGATGGAATAAATGAGATTAAAATTTGTGCATGTGGAACTTCATATCATGCAGGGCTTACATCTTCATATCTGTTTGAAAGATTATCAAAAATAAAATGTAGCGTTGAAGTTGCAAGTGAGTTTAGATATAAAGAGCCACTATTGACAAAAGATACACTATTTGTTGTAATCTCTCAAAGTGGAGAAACAGCTGATACATTAGAAGCTTTAAAAATGGCAAAAAATGCAGGTCTTAAAACTTTGGTAATTTGTAATGTTGATAACTCTTCTATGACAAGAGTTGCAGATTTTACAATTTTAACAAGAGCTGGAATTGAAAAAGGAGTAGCTTCTACAAAAGCATTTTCTACTCAAACAGTTGTTTTATGGATGTTAAGTTTATATTTTGCACAAATTAAAGAAACTATTTCTAAGGAAAAACTTGAAAATGAAGTTAATACTTTAAGAGAAGTTCCAAAAGCTTTAAAAGTTCATGAAAATATTCATGAAAAAACAAAAAGATTATCAAAAAGATATTTACACGGTCATGGATTTTTCTTTATAGGAAGAGATGTATTTTATCCCCTTGCTTTAGAAGGTGCTTTAAAACTTAAGGAAATTTCATATTTACATGCTGAAGGTTATCCAGCAGGTGAGATGAAACATGGACCAATTGCTCTTGCAGACCCAGAACTTTTTACAATAGCACTTATGCCAAAAAATATGTTGTATGATAAAATAAAATCAAATGTGGAAGAGTTAAGTGCAAGGGACAGTACAATTTGCGCAATATCTTCTGCTGATTTTGAACTTGCAGATGATTTTATAAAAATAAATAAGTGTGATCACTATATGCTTGAATTTTTTGAGATGTTAGTAGCACTTCAAATTTTATCTATGGAGATATCAATAAGACTTAAAAATGATGTTGATATGCCAAGAAACTTAGCAAAATCTGTAACTGTTGAGTAA
- the accD gene encoding acetyl-CoA carboxylase, carboxyltransferase subunit beta — translation MDLKNLFSKISFDNKNKEQATKKDAPSHWIKCPSCSSLMFFKEVENQDNVCPKCEFHMRIGAKRRVEILADENSFVEFDTNLKPNDPLKFVDKLSYKKRVEEGLAKTGRVSSVISGECTINSIGVQLVVFDFAFMGGSLGSVEGEKIVRAVNRAIEKKQAVIIVSASGGARMQESTFSLMQMAKTSAALKKLDSYKLPYISILTDPTMGGVSASFAFLGDIIMAEPGALIGFAGQRVIKQTIGTDLPEGFQRAEFLLEKGSIDMVVNRRDMKKTLTDLLTIFGQEKIS, via the coding sequence GTGGATTTAAAAAATCTATTTAGCAAAATTTCATTTGATAACAAAAATAAAGAGCAAGCTACAAAGAAAGATGCTCCAAGTCACTGGATAAAATGTCCTAGTTGTAGCTCTTTGATGTTTTTCAAAGAGGTTGAAAATCAAGATAATGTTTGCCCAAAATGTGAATTTCATATGAGAATAGGGGCAAAAAGAAGAGTAGAAATCCTTGCAGATGAAAATAGCTTTGTAGAGTTTGATACAAATTTAAAACCAAATGACCCTTTGAAGTTTGTAGATAAACTCTCTTATAAAAAAAGAGTTGAAGAAGGACTTGCAAAAACAGGAAGAGTATCAAGTGTGATTAGTGGTGAGTGCACAATTAACTCAATTGGTGTTCAGCTTGTAGTTTTTGATTTTGCATTTATGGGTGGAAGTTTAGGTAGTGTTGAGGGTGAAAAAATAGTAAGAGCAGTTAATCGAGCAATTGAAAAAAAACAAGCAGTTATTATAGTATCAGCATCAGGTGGTGCAAGAATGCAAGAATCAACTTTTTCTTTGATGCAAATGGCAAAAACATCTGCAGCTTTGAAAAAACTCGATAGCTATAAACTTCCATATATATCTATATTAACAGATCCAACTATGGGTGGAGTTTCTGCTTCATTTGCATTTTTGGGTGATATTATTATGGCAGAACCAGGTGCTTTAATCGGTTTTGCTGGACAAAGAGTAATTAAGCAAACAATTGGAACTGATCTTCCTGAAGGTTTCCAAAGAGCTGAATTTTTACTAGAAAAAGGTTCTATTGATATGGTTGTAAATAGAAGAGATATGAAAAAAACTCTTACAGATTTATTAACTATTTTTGGACAAGAAAAAATTAGCTAA
- a CDS encoding 50S ribosomal protein L11 methyltransferase, with protein MSKEYFELLIKPEDNYELFLNLILSLTDDAIEENDGEIIVRSEENLEDFQEPLEKFAKALNTKCYIKCEKKESIDWIKKYQDSIQAVEVGSFYVRPSWSEAKEGKIDILIDPALAFGSGHHETTSSCLLAIDEFVKKGDSLLDVGTGSGILAIAAAKKGAVVDVCDTDEICIESTKSNFTLNNQKINKSWIGSVNFAKEKYDVVLANIIADVLVMISDDLINSTKDGGIIIVSGILDKHEKRVLSKFSNLKELKIIHKNEWVTMVFKK; from the coding sequence TTGTCAAAAGAGTATTTTGAATTACTAATAAAACCAGAAGATAATTATGAACTGTTTTTAAATCTAATTTTATCACTTACAGATGATGCAATTGAAGAAAATGATGGCGAAATAATTGTTAGAAGCGAAGAGAATCTTGAAGATTTTCAGGAACCACTTGAAAAATTTGCAAAAGCATTAAATACAAAATGTTATATAAAATGTGAAAAAAAAGAGAGTATAGATTGGATAAAAAAATATCAAGACTCTATACAAGCTGTTGAAGTTGGAAGCTTTTATGTGCGACCATCATGGAGTGAAGCAAAAGAGGGAAAAATTGATATTTTAATAGATCCAGCACTTGCTTTTGGTTCAGGACACCACGAAACAACTTCTTCTTGTTTATTAGCAATTGATGAGTTTGTAAAAAAAGGTGATAGCCTATTAGATGTTGGAACAGGAAGTGGTATTTTAGCAATTGCAGCTGCAAAAAAAGGTGCAGTTGTTGATGTCTGTGATACAGATGAAATTTGTATAGAGAGTACAAAATCAAATTTTACTTTAAATAATCAAAAGATAAATAAATCTTGGATTGGTTCTGTAAATTTTGCCAAAGAAAAATATGATGTAGTTTTAGCAAATATTATTGCAGATGTTCTTGTTATGATATCAGATGATTTGATAAATTCTACAAAAGATGGTGGAATTATAATAGTTTCTGGTATTTTAGATAAGCATGAAAAGAGAGTTTTAAGTAAATTTTCTAATTTAAAAGAGCTAAAAATTATTCACAAAAATGAGTGGGTAACAATGGTATTTAAAAAATAA
- a CDS encoding tRNA dihydrouridine synthase: MKKKLDFSKPLIVLAPLAGYTDLPFRSVVKKFGADLTISEMISSNALVYKSARTLKMIEKSPSEDPYFVQIAGNSAQLVREAVEILNDVEGIDGIDLNCGCPAPKVFSHGSGSNLLGDLKKLEEILSTIKKYSKKEYTSAKVRLGVNEKIPVEIGKAVEACGVDFVSVHGRTRAGKYKAPVDYDAIKQMKEAISIPVIANGDIKDYKKAKEVLEYTKADGVMIGRGAIGKPWVFYQLKHELEDIDNSIKKEIILEHYDKMLEFHGDYGAIIFRKLLHAYSKGYTGANEFRDLVNQISDKNIMRDLIESFF, translated from the coding sequence ATGAAAAAAAAATTAGATTTTAGCAAGCCTCTTATAGTGCTTGCTCCCCTTGCTGGTTATACAGATTTACCTTTTAGAAGTGTTGTTAAAAAGTTTGGAGCTGATCTTACAATTTCAGAGATGATAAGTTCAAATGCTTTGGTTTATAAAAGTGCAAGAACACTTAAGATGATAGAAAAGTCTCCTTCAGAGGACCCATATTTTGTACAAATTGCTGGAAATAGTGCTCAACTTGTAAGAGAAGCAGTTGAAATATTAAATGATGTTGAAGGAATTGATGGAATTGATTTAAACTGCGGTTGTCCTGCTCCTAAAGTATTCTCTCATGGTTCAGGTTCTAATCTTTTAGGTGATTTAAAAAAGCTTGAAGAGATTTTAAGTACTATCAAAAAATACTCAAAAAAAGAGTACACAAGTGCAAAAGTAAGACTTGGAGTTAATGAAAAAATTCCAGTTGAAATTGGAAAAGCTGTTGAAGCTTGTGGAGTTGATTTTGTATCAGTTCATGGAAGAACAAGAGCTGGAAAATATAAAGCACCTGTAGATTATGATGCAATTAAACAGATGAAAGAGGCTATTTCAATTCCTGTTATTGCAAATGGTGATATAAAAGATTATAAAAAAGCAAAAGAGGTTTTAGAGTACACAAAAGCTGATGGTGTTATGATAGGACGAGGTGCTATTGGTAAACCTTGGGTTTTTTATCAATTAAAACATGAGCTTGAAGATATTGATAATTCTATAAAAAAAGAGATTATTTTAGAACACTATGACAAAATGCTTGAGTTCCATGGAGACTATGGAGCTATAATTTTTAGAAAATTGTTACACGCTTATTCAAAGGGTTATACAGGGGCAAATGAGTTTAGAGATTTAGTAAATCAAATTAGTGACAAAAATATAATGAGAGATTTAATAGAGAGCTTTTTTTAG
- a CDS encoding thiamine phosphate synthase has protein sequence MSSNLEKALGFNLEAFNYLYVLCDYETLLKKNITLENFLEILKKYDVKLLQYRDKVSDLELQKQNLIFLKQNLNIPIIVNDKVELIDYADGLHVGQDDILKIHKYKELAIKLLRKRVKNKLLGLSTHNELEILEANNFELDMIGLGAYKATNTKDISNILGEKLQYLAKMSKHPVCAIGGVKVDDIIKNTKFNCVGSAILNEN, from the coding sequence ATGTCTTCAAATTTAGAAAAAGCTTTGGGATTTAATCTTGAAGCTTTTAACTATCTTTATGTTTTGTGTGATTACGAAACTCTTTTAAAAAAAAATATAACTCTTGAAAATTTTTTGGAAATTTTAAAAAAGTATGATGTAAAACTTTTACAGTATAGAGACAAAGTTTCAGATTTAGAGTTACAAAAACAAAATCTTATTTTTCTTAAACAAAATCTAAATATTCCTATTATTGTAAATGATAAAGTAGAATTAATTGATTATGCAGATGGTTTGCATGTAGGTCAAGATGATATTTTAAAGATACACAAATATAAAGAATTAGCTATAAAACTTTTACGAAAAAGAGTAAAAAATAAACTTTTAGGACTCTCAACTCACAATGAACTAGAAATTCTAGAAGCAAATAATTTTGAGCTTGATATGATTGGTTTAGGTGCTTACAAAGCTACAAATACAAAAGATATTTCAAATATTTTGGGTGAAAAACTACAATATTTAGCAAAAATGTCTAAACATCCTGTTTGTGCTATTGGTGGTGTAAAAGTTGATGATATTATCAAAAATACAAAATTTAATTGCGTTGGAAGTGCTATTTTAAATGAAAATTAA
- a CDS encoding thioredoxin family protein, with protein sequence MIEINSKEEILDILKNSKAVMLYFGATNCSVCQVLKPKVEMNISLNFSKMKQYYINSNQNLDITSHFNIFSSPTILVFFEGKEFKRYGRNISLDIFNSELKRLYEMVF encoded by the coding sequence ATGATAGAAATAAACAGTAAAGAAGAAATTTTAGATATTTTAAAAAATTCTAAAGCTGTAATGCTATATTTTGGAGCTACAAACTGTAGTGTTTGTCAAGTTTTAAAACCAAAAGTAGAGATGAATATTTCTCTTAATTTTTCTAAAATGAAACAATATTATATTAATAGTAATCAAAATTTAGATATTACTTCTCACTTTAATATTTTTTCAAGTCCAACTATTTTGGTCTTTTTTGAAGGTAAAGAGTTTAAAAGATATGGTAGAAATATTAGTTTAGATATTTTTAATAGTGAATTAAAAAGATTATATGAGATGGTATTTTAA
- a CDS encoding 23S rRNA (pseudouridine(1915)-N(3))-methyltransferase RlmH, with the protein MKINIYSIVKPSNDDFDKLIKEFIKMSSKYAKVEIFYIFNKDIAKAQTIGENESKKIYTKSYLPYLKGYNIALDVLGKSVDSFGFSKLLEDKNEVNFFIGGAFGFENEFLSLCDSVISLSNLTFAHKIATLILSEQIFRSLSIINNHPYHK; encoded by the coding sequence ATGAAAATTAACATTTACTCAATAGTAAAACCAAGTAATGATGATTTTGATAAACTTATTAAAGAGTTTATTAAAATGTCTAGTAAATATGCAAAAGTTGAAATATTTTATATATTTAATAAAGATATAGCAAAAGCACAAACTATCGGAGAAAATGAATCAAAAAAAATATATACAAAAAGTTATTTACCATATTTGAAAGGTTACAATATAGCTCTTGATGTTTTAGGTAAAAGTGTCGATAGTTTTGGTTTTTCTAAGCTTTTGGAAGATAAAAATGAGGTAAATTTTTTCATAGGTGGAGCTTTTGGTTTTGAAAATGAGTTTTTATCTCTTTGTGATAGTGTAATTTCCCTAAGTAATCTTACATTTGCCCATAAAATTGCCACTTTGATACTATCAGAACAGATATTTAGATCTTTAAGTATTATAAATAATCATCCATATCATAAGTAA
- a CDS encoding 2-isopropylmalate synthase yields the protein MDKNKIIVFDTTLRDGEQSPGCSMNTEEKLRVALQLEKLGVDVIEAGFAAASPGDFDAVSQIAKTIKNASICSLSRAIENDIKQAGMAVSHAPKHRIHTFIATSPIHMKYKLKMSPDEVIRRAVHAVEYARTFVDDVEFSLEDAGRSEIPFMKEVMDAVIGAGARTINLPDTVGYRLPTELGAMVKELSEFAGNRAIISVHNHNDLGLATANTLAAVVNGARQIEVTINGLGERAGNSALEEAVMAIKVRKDVFGDLYTSINTPEIYATSRLVATITGVEPQQNKAIVGKNAFAHESGIHQDGVLKHQETYEIMRPEDVGVIKDSTLILGKHSGRAAFKDKITQLGFDSVSDDELNAAFERFKTLADKKKDITDDDVRMLITDEALNHDKIYELVGLQISDCSNGMPMAAVSIKYKDEIIKDAALGDGTMDAIFKTIDRITGYSGELKDYKVISVSEGKDSLAKVTTRVCFENSISFVGHGLSIDTMQATANAYLGALNSYLSQKNRLTKNCGHQV from the coding sequence ATGGATAAAAATAAAATTATTGTATTTGATACTACTTTAAGAGATGGAGAGCAAAGCCCTGGTTGTTCTATGAACACAGAAGAGAAATTAAGAGTTGCTTTACAGTTAGAAAAATTAGGGGTTGATGTTATTGAAGCTGGTTTTGCAGCTGCAAGTCCTGGAGATTTTGATGCAGTTAGTCAAATAGCAAAAACTATAAAAAATGCTAGCATTTGTTCGTTAAGTCGTGCTATAGAAAATGATATAAAACAGGCTGGTATGGCTGTTTCTCATGCGCCAAAACATAGAATTCATACATTTATAGCAACAAGTCCAATTCATATGAAATATAAATTAAAAATGTCTCCAGATGAAGTTATAAGAAGAGCTGTTCATGCAGTAGAGTATGCAAGGACTTTCGTAGATGATGTTGAGTTTTCTTTAGAAGATGCAGGAAGAAGTGAAATTCCTTTTATGAAAGAGGTGATGGATGCAGTTATAGGTGCAGGTGCTAGAACAATTAACTTACCAGATACTGTTGGTTATAGATTACCTACAGAGTTAGGTGCAATGGTTAAAGAGTTAAGTGAATTTGCAGGTAATAGAGCAATTATATCTGTTCACAATCACAACGATTTAGGATTAGCAACTGCAAATACTTTAGCTGCTGTAGTAAATGGAGCTAGACAAATTGAAGTTACAATAAATGGTTTAGGAGAACGTGCTGGAAACTCTGCTTTAGAAGAAGCTGTTATGGCTATAAAGGTGAGAAAAGATGTATTTGGTGATTTATATACATCTATTAATACTCCTGAAATTTATGCAACTTCGAGATTAGTTGCAACTATTACAGGTGTTGAACCACAACAAAATAAAGCAATAGTTGGAAAAAATGCATTTGCACATGAGAGTGGAATTCACCAAGATGGTGTTTTAAAACATCAAGAGACTTATGAAATTATGAGACCAGAGGATGTTGGAGTTATTAAAGATAGCACATTAATTTTAGGAAAACATTCAGGTCGAGCAGCATTTAAAGATAAAATTACTCAATTAGGGTTTGATAGTGTAAGTGATGATGAGTTAAATGCAGCATTTGAAAGATTTAAAACTTTAGCAGATAAGAAAAAAGATATAACAGATGATGATGTTAGAATGTTAATAACTGATGAGGCTTTAAACCACGATAAAATATATGAATTAGTAGGATTGCAAATAAGTGATTGTTCTAATGGGATGCCAATGGCTGCTGTATCTATAAAATATAAAGATGAAATTATAAAAGATGCAGCTTTGGGTGATGGAACTATGGATGCTATTTTTAAAACGATAGATAGAATTACAGGATACTCTGGTGAATTAAAAGATTATAAAGTTATATCTGTAAGTGAAGGAAAAGATTCTTTAGCAAAAGTAACAACTAGAGTATGTTTTGAAAACAGTATATCTTTTGTTGGTCATGGTTTGAGTATTGATACAATGCAAGCAACTGCAAATGCATATTTGGGTGCTTTAAATTCATATCTATCTCAAAAAAATAGACTTACAAAAAATTGTGGGCATCAGGTATAA